One segment of Ziziphus jujuba cultivar Dongzao chromosome 12, ASM3175591v1 DNA contains the following:
- the LOC107428837 gene encoding probable LRR receptor-like serine/threonine-protein kinase At1g14390: MENFWVFSRCFFSALILALLSPMSMGQLTPSENRLLFRVQKLLEYPEVLQGWNNWTNFCYLPSSPSLKIVCSNNRISELTIIGNKSSPSHIQKPVSRKFEVYQETLSENFSIDSLFTVVTKLSNLKVLSLMFLGLWGPLPAKINRFWSLQVLNISSNFIYGEIPPSIASMKTLKSLVLADNLFNGSVPDLKSLTVLEELNLGYNHLGPQFPSLGNTLVSIILTNNSLRSEIPSKLTKFDKLQHFDISVNKFVGPIPPSLFSMPSIQHLNLAQNQLSGALPMNITCSVKLKFIDISHNLLIGKLPSCIGSKSLNRTVFYSWNCLSNQNIKSQHPYSFCHREALAVKPPAKTLKKESSIKLSLVLGIIGGVAGVAAVLGLLVLVILRRKNLRRAENNNFDRSLADKMSVRSSTRPNIDARRVPQTARLPATGLPPYRVFTLEEIDDLTNNFDPSNLVGEGSQGKLYKGWLRDGSAVLVKCSKLKQKHVSQSLMQSMDTTLSKLRHRHLVSVLGHCIVTYQDSHPNAATSTVFIVLEHITNGSLKDYLTDWRKKEMLKWPQRMAITIGFARGVQFLHTGVAPGIFGNNLKIENVLLDNSLSAKISDYNILLPFKSGSESPLNGKGGHLDSAEYGEKEDIYQVGIILLEVLMGKLANSTRELEEMKLELERGLTEGQSKLRSVIDSSIQGSYAYQSLKTAVEITITCLSRDSNRRPSIEDVLWHLQYSIQVQEGWTSSGNLSAQM; this comes from the exons ATGGAAAATTTCTGGGTTTTTTCCCGTTGCTTTTTTTCTGCACTTATTCTTGCTCTGCTAAGTCCCATGTCAATGGGGCAATTGACCCCTAGTGAAAATCGTCTTCTTTTTCGAGTTCAAAAGCTTCTTGAATATCCAGAAGTTCTTCAGGGATGGAACAATTGGACTAACTTTTGCTaccttccttcttctccttccctCAAGATTGTCTGCTCCAACAATCGGATATCAGAGTTAACCATAATCGGAAACAAAAGCTCACCTTCTCATATCCAGAAACCAGTTTCTCGGAAATTTGAAGTTTACCAGGAAACTCTTTCAGAAAATTTCTCTATTGACTCTTTGTTCACTGTTGTAACAAAGCTTTCCAACTTGAAAGTCTTATCATTGATGTTCTTGGGATTGTGGGGTCCATTACCAGCAAAGATCAACAGGTTTTGGTCGCTTCAAGTGCTTAATATTAGCTCAAATTTCATTTATGGTGAAATTCCTCCATCAATTGCTTCAATGAAAACTCTCAAAAGTCTTGTCTTGGCTGATAATCTCTTCAATGGAAGTGTTCCAGATCTTAAAAGCTTAACTGTTCTTGAAGAGCTAAATTTGGGATATAACCATCTTGGACCGCAATTTCCTTCACTTGGGAATACCCTTGTAAGTATTATATTGACAAACAACTCTTTGAGATCTGAAATTCCTTCAAAACTTACCAAATTTGATAAGCTCCAGCATTTTGATATCTCTGTCAATAAATTCGTCGGTCCAATCCCACCTTCTTTGTTCTCTATGCCTTCAATTCAGCACCTAAATTTAGCTCAAAACCAATTAAGTGGTGCACTTCCAATGAATATAACTTGCAGTGTTAAGCTCAAATTCATAGATATTTCACACAATCTTTTGATAGGAAAACTACCATCCTGCATCGGATCCAAGTCTTTGAATCGCACAGTTTTCTACTCATGGAACTGTTTGTCAAACCAAAACATAAAGAGTCAGCACCCATATTCATTTTGTCATAGAGAAGCATTAGCTGTTAAACCTCCAGCTAAAACTCTCAAGAAGGAATCCAGCATCAAATTAAGCCTAGTACTCGGTATCATTGGAGGTGTTGCTGGTGTCGCCGCGGTTCTTGGGCTGCTGGTTTTGGTCATTCTCCGAAGAAAAAACTTAAGAAGAGCTGAAAACAATAACTTTGACAGATCCCTTGCTGATAAAATGTCTGTACGTAGCTCCACTAGACCAAACATTGATGCAA GACGAGTGCCTCAGACAGCAAGGTTACCAGCCACTGGGCTCCCTCCATATCGAGTTTTCACATTGGAGGAAATTGATgatttaacaaacaattttGATCCTTCAAATTTGGTAGGGGAAGGATCTCAAGGAAAG CTCTACAAAGGGTGGCTTAGAGATGGTTCCGCTGTGCTGGTGAAATGCTCAAAATTAAAGCAGAAGCACGTGTCTCAATCCCTAATGCAGAGCATGGATACAACATTATCAAAGCTAAGGCATCGGCATTTAGTCAGTGTTCTTGGACACTGCATTGTTACTTATCAGGATTCCCATCCCAATGCAGCTACTAGCACTGTCTTTATTGTTCTTGAACACATTACAAATGGATCGCTAAAAGACTATCTCACAG AttggagaaagaaagagatgCTAAAATGGCCTCAAAGGATGGCGATTACTATTGGCTTTGCAAGGGGAGTTCAGTTCTTGCATACGGGAGTTGCACCTGGAATCTTTGGAAATAATTTGAAGATAGAGAATGTATTGTTAGACAACAGTCTTTCTGCAAAAATTAGCGACTACAACATTCTCTTGCCATTTAAG AGTGGCTCTGAGAGTCCTCTGAATGGAAAAGGTGGTCATCTAGACAG TGCTGAATATGGGGAGAAGGAAGATATTTATCAAGTGGGTATCATATTACTTGAGGTCCTTATGGGTAAACTAGCCAATTCCACAAGAGAATTGGAAGAAATGAAGCTTGAG CTTGAAAGGGGCTTAACTGAAGGACAATCGAAATTGCGAAGTGTCATCGACTCCTCCATCCAAGGAAGTTATGCCTATCAGTCGCTGAAAACTGCCGTTGAAATCACCATCACTTGTTTGAGCAGAGATTCAAATAGGCGACCTTCAATTGAAGATGTTCTCTGGCACCTGCAGTACTCAATTCAAGTTCAAGAAGGATGGACTAGCAGTGGTAATCTCAGTGCACAAATGtag